One genomic segment of Lampris incognitus isolate fLamInc1 chromosome 2, fLamInc1.hap2, whole genome shotgun sequence includes these proteins:
- the cstf1 gene encoding cleavage stimulation factor subunit 1, giving the protein MYRPKPTLKDRQHLYKLIISQLLYDGYTNIANSLINEVKPQTVVSPSEQLMQLAKVGMENDDSAVQYAIGRSDTVAPGVGIDLEFDADVQTMSPEASEYETCYVTSHKGPCRVATYSRDGQLIATGSADASIKILDTERMLAKSAMPIEVMMNETAQQNMENHPVIRTLYDHVDEVTCLAFHPTEQILASGSRDYTLKLFDYSKPSAKRAFKHIQEAEMLRSISFHPSGDFLLVGTQHPTLRLYDVNTFQCFVSCNPLDQHTDTISGVGYNPTANSYVTCSKDGSIKLWDGVSNRCVTTFDKAHGGAEVCSAIFSKNSKYILSSGKDSVVKLWEISTGRTLVKYTGAGLSGRQMHRTQGVFNHTEDYVLLPDERTISLCCWDSRSAERKNLLSLGHNNIVRCIVHSPTNPGFMTCSDDFRARFWYRRTTTD; this is encoded by the exons ATGTATCGGCCCAAACCGACTTTGAAGGACCGACAGCACCTGTATAAACTTATTATTAGCCAACTTCTTTATGATGGGTACACCAACATCGCTAACAGTCTGATCAATGAAGTCAAGCCACAGACTGTAGTGTCGCCTTCCGAGCAACTGATGCAGCTTGCAAAAGTCG GAATGGAGAATGATGACAGTGCAGTTCAGTATGCCATTGGAAGGTCAGACACAGTAGCGCCGGGAGTGGGTATTGACCTGGAGTTTGATGCTGATGTCCAGACCATGTCTCCAGAGGCGTCAGAGTATGAGACCTGCTATGTTACCTCCCACAAGGGTCCATGTCGTGTTGCCACATACAGTCGAGATGGGCAGCTCATTGCAACTGGCTCTGCTGATGCCTCTATCAAAATACTGGACACAGAGCGTATGCTAGCCAAGAGTGCTATGCCCATTGAA GTAATGATGAATGAGACAGCCCAGCAGAACATGGAAAACCATCCTGTGATTCGGACACTATATGACCATGTTGACGAAGTCACTTGCCTCGCCTTCCATCCAACTGAACAGATTCTAGCTTCCGGCTCACGAGATTACACCCTTAAATTGTTTGACTATTCCAAGCCCTCTGCAAAAAGGGCATTCAAACATATACAG GAGGCTGAAATGCTACGTTCGATCTCCTTCCACCCGTCAGGTGACTTCCTGCTGGTGGGAACACAGCACCCCACTCTGCGCCTCTATGATGTCAATACGTTCCAGTGTTTTGTGTCCTGCAACCCTCTGGATCAGCACACGGACACTATCAGTGGTGTTGGCTACAACCCCACTGCCAACAGCTACGTCACTTGCAGCAAGGATGGCAGCATCAAGCTGTGGGATGGTGTCTCAAACCGTTGTGTGACCACTTTTGACAAGGCCCATGGTGGTGCTGAGGTGTGTTCTGCCATCTTCTCCAAGAACTCAAAATACATCCTGTCCAGTGGCAAAGACTCTGTGGTCAAGCTGTGGGAGATCTCAACAGGACGGACGCTGGTTAAGTACACAG GTGCTGGCCTAAGCGGTCGCCAGATGCATCGTACCCAGGGAGTGTTCAACCATACTGAGGACTATGTGCTGTTGCCTGATGAGCGTACCATCAGCCTGTGCTGCTGGGACTCACGCTCAGCCGAGAGGAAGAACCTGCTGTCCTTGGGCCACAACAACATTGTGCGCTGCATTGTGCACTCACCTACAAACCCTGGTTTCATGACCTGTAGTGATGACTTCAGGGCCCGATTCTGGTACCGTCGCACTACTACGGACTAA